The genomic window ATCATGCCCTGCACCGCCAAGAAGTCCGAAGCCAGGCGCCCCGAGTTCGGCGTGGAGGGCAACCCCGACGTGGACTTCGTCCTCACCACCCAGGAACTGGGCCGCATGATCCAGGACGCCGGGCTGGCCCTGGGCGAGCTGGAGCCCGAGGGCATGGACATGCCCTTCGGCTTCAAGACCGGCGGCGGCATCATTTTCGGCAACTCGGGCGGCGTGACCGAAGCGGTCCTCCGCAACGTGGTGGGCGTCCTGGGCGAAGGCCCCATCCTCGAGCAGGTGCGCTCCACCAAGGGCCGGCGCACGGCCGTCCTGGACCTCCCCGGAGGTGAGGTGCGCATCGCGGTGGTCCACGGCCTGGCCAACGCCCGGGAGCTCATGGAGGACGTGCGTGCCGGACGCGAGCACTACGACTTCGTGGAAGTCATGGCCTGCCCCGGAGGGTGCTCGGGGGGCGCGGGCCAGCCCGTGGCCACGGATTCCCGCATCCGGGCGCGCCGGGCGGATTCCCTGCGCCGCCTGGACGCGTCCATGGACCTGCGCGTCTCCAGGGACAACTCCCTGGTCACCCAGGCCTACAAGGACCACCTGGGCGAGCCCAACTCGCCCGAGGCCCACCGCCTCCTGCACACCCACTACCGGATCCGCCGCCGCATCCAGGGCGAGGGCATCGCCCTCACCGAGGAGGGCGGGGCCCGGATCCCCGTGAGCGTCTGCGTGGGCACCTCCTGCCACATCCGGGGCTCCCAGAAGCTGCTGCAGGCCCTGCTCCACCACGTGGAGGACCAGGACCTGGGCGAGGCGGTGGAGATCCGCGCCACCTTCTGCATGGAGGCCTGCGACCGGGGCCCCTCGGTGCGCGTGGCCGGGCACGTCCTGCACCGGGCCGGCCTGGAGGACGTCAAGGCGCTGATCGGCAAGGCCCTCAAGGGCGAACTGGAACCCGTCGAGGCGGGCCATGGCTGCCATTGAGCTGGTAGTCTGCATGGGCAGCGCCTGCTTCTCCCGGGGCAACATCAAGGCCCTGGATCTCATCCAGGGCTACCTGAGGGAGCACGGCCTGGAGCAGGACGTCCAGGTCACCGGCACCCTTTGCCAGGACCGCTGCCGCCAGGGACCCAACGTCACGGTCCAGGGCGAGTGCTTCTGCGGGATGGAGCCCAAGGCCATCCTCCAGGTCCTGGAAGAACGCCTGGGGCAGGCCGCCGGAGGCAGCAGGTGAACACCGAGATGCCCATCTTCACGGAAAAGACGCAGTGCCAGGACTGCTACAAGTGCGTCCGGCAGTGCCCGGTCAAGGCCATCAAGGTCCAGAACGGCAGCGCCCAGGTCATTCCCGAGAGATGCGTCTACTGCGGCACCTGCGTCAACGTCTGCCCCGTGGGCGCCAAGAAGGTGCGGGACGACCTGTACCGGGCCCGGCTCCTGCTCAAGCGCAGGCCGAAGGTGGTGGCCTCCCTGGCGCCGTCCTTCGTCTCCGAGTTCCCCGGCGTCGCCCCGGGCTCCATGGTCGCGGCCCTCAAGGCCCTGGGCTTCTGGGGCGTCTCCGAGACGGCCCTGGGGGCCCAGCAGGTCTCGGGCGCCTGCGCCGCGGCCCTGGCGAGGGATCCCTCCGGGCTCTCCATCTCCTCGGCCTGCCCCACGGCCGTCGAGCTCATCCGGAAGTACCACCCGGAACACCTGGGCGCCGTCACCCGCTACCTCTCCCCGCTCCTGGCCCACTGCAGGCTGCTCAAGCACGAATACGGGGAGGAGGTGGGCATCGTCTTCCTGGGCCCCTGCATCTCCAAGAAGCTGGAGGCCGACGCCAACCCCCTGCTCCTGGACGTGGCGCTGACCTTCGCCGACCTGCGGCGCTGGTTCGAGGACCGGGGCATCGACCCGGCCGCCCAGGCCCCCGGGGAGGAATTCATCCCGGGTCCGGCCCGGGAGGGCGCCCTCTACCCCATGGACGGCGGCATGATCCGGGGCATCCGGGGCGCCGGCGGCTCCGGCGCGAACTTCATGGCCTTCTCAGGCATCCCCAGCCTCCAGGAGGCCCTCAAGGGTCTGGACGCGGACGCGCGGGGCCTCTTCCTGGAGCTCCTGGCCTGCGAGGGGGGCTGCGTCAACGGGCCCCAGGCCTCGCGCGCCTGCGGCACCGCCCTCAAGTGGCTGCGCGTCATGGACCACTTCCCCGGGGAGGTGGGGCCGCCCCCGGCCCCCACCGTGGACCTGGCGGCCCCCGTGCACGAGGCCCCCATCCTCCCCCCCGCCCACAGTTCCGCCGACATCAAGCGGGCCCTGCGCCTGGTGGGCAAGACCCTGCCCGAGGACCAGCTCAACTGCGGCGGCTGCGGCTACGACGACTGCAGATCCCTCGCCCTGGCCCTCCTGGAGGGCCGGGCCGAGCCCGGCATGTGCGTCTCGCACATGCGCAAGCTGGCCATGAACAAGGCCAACGCGCTCATCCGCGCCATGCCCAGCGGCGTGGTCATCGCCGACGAGAACCTGACCATCGTGGAGTGCAACCGCCTCTTCGCGGAGATGATGGGCCCCGACTGCCTCATGATCTACGAGGCCCGCCCGGGCATGGAGGGCGCGTCCCTGGCCAAGGTGGCCCCCTTCAGCCGCCTCTTCCTCGAGGCCCTGGACTCCCACGGGGAGCCCATCCGCAAGGACCTGCGCGTGGGCGACCGGGTCATCCGGCTCATGGTCTTCCCCATCGAGTCCGGGCACATGGTGGGCGGCATCCTCCAGGACATCACCGAACCCGCGGTGGTCCGGGAGCAGATCATCCAGAAGACCCAGGACGTCATCCGCAAGAACGTCACCACCGTGCAGCAGATCGCCTTCCTGCTGGGCGAGAACGCGGCCGAGACCGAGCTGATCCTGGGCTCGATCATCGAGTCCTTCCAGCTGCCCCCCGTGAAGAGGCCGGAAAAATGACCCGCCACTTCATGGAGGTGGACCACTACCAGGAGCGCAAGCAGGGCCAGGCCGCCTGCGGGGACGTGTTCCTCTCCGAGAAGATCGCCGAGGACCACCGGGTGATCTCGGTCCTCGCCGACGGCCTGGGCTCGGGCATCAAGGCCAACGTGCTGGCCAACCTCACCTCCACCATGGCCATCCGGTACATGGAGTCGGACATGGACGTGCGCAAGGCCGCGCGCACCATCATGGCCACCCTCCCGGTGTGCCGGGAGCGCCAGATCGCCTACTCCACCTTCACCATCGTGGAGATGGACCCCTGGGGCGCCACCCGCGTGCTGGAGTACGACAACCCCCCGAGCATCCTCATGCGCGGCGCGGACCCCGTGGCCATCACCCCCGAGATCCTGCCCCTGCCCGACACCGAGGGGCGCCAGGCCGAACTGCGCCACGCCCGGTTCGAGGTGCGCCCCGGGGACCGCATCATCTTCTTCTCCGACGGCGTCACCCAGGCCGGGGTGGGAAGCGAAGGCACCCCCCTGGGCTGGGGCCAGACGGCGGTGACGGCCTACCTCGGCAAGGTGATCCGGGAACGCCCCCGCATTTCCGCTCGTCAGCTTGCACGCACCCTCGTCCTCCGGGCCAAGGCCATCGACGGCGGCAAAGCCAAGGACG from Geothrix sp. 21YS21S-2 includes these protein-coding regions:
- a CDS encoding (2Fe-2S) ferredoxin domain-containing protein, which codes for MAAIELVVCMGSACFSRGNIKALDLIQGYLREHGLEQDVQVTGTLCQDRCRQGPNVTVQGECFCGMEPKAILQVLEERLGQAAGGSR
- a CDS encoding SpoIIE family protein phosphatase, encoding MTRHFMEVDHYQERKQGQAACGDVFLSEKIAEDHRVISVLADGLGSGIKANVLANLTSTMAIRYMESDMDVRKAARTIMATLPVCRERQIAYSTFTIVEMDPWGATRVLEYDNPPSILMRGADPVAITPEILPLPDTEGRQAELRHARFEVRPGDRIIFFSDGVTQAGVGSEGTPLGWGQTAVTAYLGKVIRERPRISARQLARTLVLRAKAIDGGKAKDDISCAVMYYREPREVLILTGAPVSRDRDPEMAEIAQAFTGRKVICGGTTSAILGRELGRTLSMDLRNLDPDVPPISRMDGFDLVTEGAITLARMVRLLEDEESPDLLKPNAATQLAGILLDSDIIHIVAGTKINEALQDPSLPEDLDIRRNILRGLKKVLTEKFLKEVRIRFI
- a CDS encoding [Fe-Fe] hydrogenase large subunit C-terminal domain-containing protein, with the translated sequence MNTEMPIFTEKTQCQDCYKCVRQCPVKAIKVQNGSAQVIPERCVYCGTCVNVCPVGAKKVRDDLYRARLLLKRRPKVVASLAPSFVSEFPGVAPGSMVAALKALGFWGVSETALGAQQVSGACAAALARDPSGLSISSACPTAVELIRKYHPEHLGAVTRYLSPLLAHCRLLKHEYGEEVGIVFLGPCISKKLEADANPLLLDVALTFADLRRWFEDRGIDPAAQAPGEEFIPGPAREGALYPMDGGMIRGIRGAGGSGANFMAFSGIPSLQEALKGLDADARGLFLELLACEGGCVNGPQASRACGTALKWLRVMDHFPGEVGPPPAPTVDLAAPVHEAPILPPAHSSADIKRALRLVGKTLPEDQLNCGGCGYDDCRSLALALLEGRAEPGMCVSHMRKLAMNKANALIRAMPSGVVIADENLTIVECNRLFAEMMGPDCLMIYEARPGMEGASLAKVAPFSRLFLEALDSHGEPIRKDLRVGDRVIRLMVFPIESGHMVGGILQDITEPAVVREQIIQKTQDVIRKNVTTVQQIAFLLGENAAETELILGSIIESFQLPPVKRPEK